One window of Vespa velutina chromosome 2, iVesVel2.1, whole genome shotgun sequence genomic DNA carries:
- the LOC124946415 gene encoding uncharacterized protein LOC124946415 isoform X6 has translation MKYNNVDFLGYAVLTFTLHLNVRAEDGVACKDLQGRSYESGFLYFPGPEPCTFCVCDNGNPKWCKAVICKFLEEDCKSLRRSETCCEFICLNDANEKSDGSGTNLIEGSANYDIGLRSVASFVTAILSLSLLFFLIHRLRQRKIRVCVAGRQSRQLVEDQRNLGSMGYLERGGLQHGIPMDDMPCGGGYPLWKPANNYFPRGEAPPPYEEAVAAARTEQALLSMAPHTLSPLNFSNGYLQDSNSHSNIAVVASSQDALNSTSPMPSNSNGASTVPLVSSSNVAIGSLTTYTNCHQLNQSEQSTTLNVGTSTATNYSASTNTYENLPVSTGITNFTYQIATASNDTQQLASSHSTISKNYRQHTTFPRQSGAFTISASLPSSDISAAHRTIPRTLTNNTTTRIKDIMRDRSTEELFHLPPRSLSPQNLPQTTSPVISNDQEHPQDSNIFCKDVLTSATTISQIERQQGNVVSRKPCDFKPPLNIANEINEDGSFESVACTCSMQTLPTLHDDADDYRSECENCKSATGSRYYLDNEDELVTSPHETMTLHRRPEDTASSATPQYYRTSLTLPTSTRQRTRSTGVRENWFNTMPQSSTESSDEN, from the exons ATGAAATACAACAACGTTGACTTTCTCGGTTATGCTGTCCTCACATTCACCTTACATCTTAACG TTCGCGCAGAAGACGGAGTTGCTTGCAAAGATTTACAAGGACGTTCTTATGAAAGCGGCTTCCTTTACTTTCCCGGTCCAGAACCTTGTACATTTTGTGTTTGTGACAACGGCAATCCAAAATGGTGCAAAGCTGTTATTTGCAAGTTTCTGGAG GAAGATTGTAAATCTTTGCGAAGAAGCGAAACATGCTGTGAATTTATTTGCTTAAACGATGCTAATGAAAAATCTGATGGCAGCGGTACCAACTTGATAGAAGGAAGTGCTAACTATGATATAGGATTACGTTCTGTTGCCAGTTTTGTAACGgcaatattatctttaagtcttttatttttcctgatACATCGCCTACGTCAACGAAAAATTAGAG TGTGTGTGGCAGGAAGACAAAGTAGGCAATTAGTAGAGGACCAAAGAAATCTGGGCAGTATGGGATATTTAGAAAGAGGAGGATTACAGCATGGCATTCCGATGGATGACATGCCTTGCGGCGGTGGATATCCTTTGTGGAAACCAGCAAACAATTATTTCCCACGTGGAGAGGCACCTCCACCTTATGAAGAAGCTGTAGCTGCTGCTAGAACCGAACAAGCGCTGTTATCTATGGCTCCCCATACGTTGTCaccattaaatttttcaaatggcTATTTGCAAGATTCTAATAGTCATTCAAACATAGCAGTTGTAGCTAGTAGTCAAGATGCGTTAAATTCGACTTCACCGATGCCTTCGAATAGTAATGGCGCAAGCACTGTCCCATTAGTATCTTCGTCAAATGTAGCGATCGGTTCATTAACCACATATACGAACTGTCATCAGCTTAATCAGAGTGAACAATCAACGACACTTAACGTTGGTACATCTACTGCTACTAATTACTCTGCATCTACGAATACATATGAGAATTTACCTGTTTCAACTGGTATAACAAATTTCACTTATCAAATTGCCACGGCAAGTAATGATACCCAACAATTAGCAAGTTCACATTCtacaatttcaaaaaattatcgacAACACACCACATTTCCACGACAAAGTGGTGCATTTACAATATCCGCGAGCTTACCAAGTTCCGATATATCCGCCGCTCATCGTACAATACCAAGAACGCTGACGAATAACACTACGAcgagaataaaagatattatgaGGGATCGTTCAACGGAAGAACTTTTCCATCTTCCACCGAGAAGTTTATCTCCTCAGAATTTACCGCAAACAACATCACCGGTTATATCGAATGATCAAGAACATCCACAAGATTCTAATATCTTTTGCAAGGACGTTTTAACGTCTGCCACGACTATATCTCAAATTGAAAGACAACAAGGAAATGTTGTTTCGCGAAAACCGTGTGATTTTAag CCTCCTTTAAACATTGCTAATGAGATTAATGAAGATGGAAGTTTTGAATCGGTAGCTTGTACTTGTAGCATGCAAACTCTTCCAACTCTTCACGATGACGCGGATGATTATCGTAGCGAGTGTGAAAATTGTAAAAGCGCAACAGGATCTCGTTATTACTTGGATAACGAAGATGAGTTGGTTACATCACCGCATGAAACCATGACATTACATAGGAGACCAGAGGACACAGCATCAAGTGCCACACCTCAGTATTATAGGACTTCTCTTACACTGCCGACAAGTACTCGTCAACGCACCAG GAGTACTGGAGTTCGAGAAAATTGGTTTAATACCATGCCACAAAGCTCTACAGAATCTTCggatgaaaattaa
- the LOC124946415 gene encoding uncharacterized protein LOC124946415 isoform X5 produces MKYNNVDFLGYAVLTFTLHLNVRAEDGVACKDLQGRSYESGFLYFPGPEPCTFCVCDNGNPKWCKAVICKFLEKYFYITFQEDCKSLRRSETCCEFICLNDANEKSDGSGTNLIEGSANYDIGLRSVASFVTAILSLSLLFFLIHRLRQRKIRGRQSRQLVEDQRNLGSMGYLERGGLQHGIPMDDMPCGGGYPLWKPANNYFPRGEAPPPYEEAVAAARTEQALLSMAPHTLSPLNFSNGYLQDSNSHSNIAVVASSQDALNSTSPMPSNSNGASTVPLVSSSNVAIGSLTTYTNCHQLNQSEQSTTLNVGTSTATNYSASTNTYENLPVSTGITNFTYQIATASNDTQQLASSHSTISKNYRQHTTFPRQSGAFTISASLPSSDISAAHRTIPRTLTNNTTTRIKDIMRDRSTEELFHLPPRSLSPQNLPQTTSPVISNDQEHPQDSNIFCKDVLTSATTISQIERQQGNVVSRKPCDFKPPLNIANEINEDGSFESVACTCSMQTLPTLHDDADDYRSECENCKSATGSRYYLDNEDELVTSPHETMTLHRRPEDTASSATPQYYRTSLTLPTSTRQRTRSTGVRENWFNTMPQSSTESSDEN; encoded by the exons ATGAAATACAACAACGTTGACTTTCTCGGTTATGCTGTCCTCACATTCACCTTACATCTTAACG TTCGCGCAGAAGACGGAGTTGCTTGCAAAGATTTACAAGGACGTTCTTATGAAAGCGGCTTCCTTTACTTTCCCGGTCCAGAACCTTGTACATTTTGTGTTTGTGACAACGGCAATCCAAAATGGTGCAAAGCTGTTATTTGCAAGTTTCTGGAG aaatatttttatataacttttcaGGAAGATTGTAAATCTTTGCGAAGAAGCGAAACATGCTGTGAATTTATTTGCTTAAACGATGCTAATGAAAAATCTGATGGCAGCGGTACCAACTTGATAGAAGGAAGTGCTAACTATGATATAGGATTACGTTCTGTTGCCAGTTTTGTAACGgcaatattatctttaagtcttttatttttcctgatACATCGCCTACGTCAACGAAAAATTAGAG GAAGACAAAGTAGGCAATTAGTAGAGGACCAAAGAAATCTGGGCAGTATGGGATATTTAGAAAGAGGAGGATTACAGCATGGCATTCCGATGGATGACATGCCTTGCGGCGGTGGATATCCTTTGTGGAAACCAGCAAACAATTATTTCCCACGTGGAGAGGCACCTCCACCTTATGAAGAAGCTGTAGCTGCTGCTAGAACCGAACAAGCGCTGTTATCTATGGCTCCCCATACGTTGTCaccattaaatttttcaaatggcTATTTGCAAGATTCTAATAGTCATTCAAACATAGCAGTTGTAGCTAGTAGTCAAGATGCGTTAAATTCGACTTCACCGATGCCTTCGAATAGTAATGGCGCAAGCACTGTCCCATTAGTATCTTCGTCAAATGTAGCGATCGGTTCATTAACCACATATACGAACTGTCATCAGCTTAATCAGAGTGAACAATCAACGACACTTAACGTTGGTACATCTACTGCTACTAATTACTCTGCATCTACGAATACATATGAGAATTTACCTGTTTCAACTGGTATAACAAATTTCACTTATCAAATTGCCACGGCAAGTAATGATACCCAACAATTAGCAAGTTCACATTCtacaatttcaaaaaattatcgacAACACACCACATTTCCACGACAAAGTGGTGCATTTACAATATCCGCGAGCTTACCAAGTTCCGATATATCCGCCGCTCATCGTACAATACCAAGAACGCTGACGAATAACACTACGAcgagaataaaagatattatgaGGGATCGTTCAACGGAAGAACTTTTCCATCTTCCACCGAGAAGTTTATCTCCTCAGAATTTACCGCAAACAACATCACCGGTTATATCGAATGATCAAGAACATCCACAAGATTCTAATATCTTTTGCAAGGACGTTTTAACGTCTGCCACGACTATATCTCAAATTGAAAGACAACAAGGAAATGTTGTTTCGCGAAAACCGTGTGATTTTAag CCTCCTTTAAACATTGCTAATGAGATTAATGAAGATGGAAGTTTTGAATCGGTAGCTTGTACTTGTAGCATGCAAACTCTTCCAACTCTTCACGATGACGCGGATGATTATCGTAGCGAGTGTGAAAATTGTAAAAGCGCAACAGGATCTCGTTATTACTTGGATAACGAAGATGAGTTGGTTACATCACCGCATGAAACCATGACATTACATAGGAGACCAGAGGACACAGCATCAAGTGCCACACCTCAGTATTATAGGACTTCTCTTACACTGCCGACAAGTACTCGTCAACGCACCAG GAGTACTGGAGTTCGAGAAAATTGGTTTAATACCATGCCACAAAGCTCTACAGAATCTTCggatgaaaattaa
- the LOC124946415 gene encoding uncharacterized protein LOC124946415 isoform X2, whose amino-acid sequence MKYNNVDFLGYAVLTFTLHLNVRAEDGVACKDLQGRSYESGFLYFPGPEPCTFCVCDNGNPKWCKAVICKFLEKYFYITFQEDCKSLRRSETCCEFICLNDANEKSDGSGTNLIEGSANYDIGLRSVASFVTAILSLSLLFFLIHRLRQRKIRGYPMLVCVAGRQSRQLVEDQRNLGSMGYLERGGLQHGIPMDDMPCGGGYPLWKPANNYFPRGEAPPPYEEAVAAARTEQALLSMAPHTLSPLNFSNGYLQDSNSHSNIAVVASSQDALNSTSPMPSNSNGASTVPLVSSSNVAIGSLTTYTNCHQLNQSEQSTTLNVGTSTATNYSASTNTYENLPVSTGITNFTYQIATASNDTQQLASSHSTISKNYRQHTTFPRQSGAFTISASLPSSDISAAHRTIPRTLTNNTTTRIKDIMRDRSTEELFHLPPRSLSPQNLPQTTSPVISNDQEHPQDSNIFCKDVLTSATTISQIERQQGNVVSRKPCDFKPPLNIANEINEDGSFESVACTCSMQTLPTLHDDADDYRSECENCKSATGSRYYLDNEDELVTSPHETMTLHRRPEDTASSATPQYYRTSLTLPTSTRQRTRSTGVRENWFNTMPQSSTESSDEN is encoded by the exons ATGAAATACAACAACGTTGACTTTCTCGGTTATGCTGTCCTCACATTCACCTTACATCTTAACG TTCGCGCAGAAGACGGAGTTGCTTGCAAAGATTTACAAGGACGTTCTTATGAAAGCGGCTTCCTTTACTTTCCCGGTCCAGAACCTTGTACATTTTGTGTTTGTGACAACGGCAATCCAAAATGGTGCAAAGCTGTTATTTGCAAGTTTCTGGAG aaatatttttatataacttttcaGGAAGATTGTAAATCTTTGCGAAGAAGCGAAACATGCTGTGAATTTATTTGCTTAAACGATGCTAATGAAAAATCTGATGGCAGCGGTACCAACTTGATAGAAGGAAGTGCTAACTATGATATAGGATTACGTTCTGTTGCCAGTTTTGTAACGgcaatattatctttaagtcttttatttttcctgatACATCGCCTACGTCAACGAAAAATTAGAG GGTATCCCATGTTAGTGTGTGTGGCAGGAAGACAAAGTAGGCAATTAGTAGAGGACCAAAGAAATCTGGGCAGTATGGGATATTTAGAAAGAGGAGGATTACAGCATGGCATTCCGATGGATGACATGCCTTGCGGCGGTGGATATCCTTTGTGGAAACCAGCAAACAATTATTTCCCACGTGGAGAGGCACCTCCACCTTATGAAGAAGCTGTAGCTGCTGCTAGAACCGAACAAGCGCTGTTATCTATGGCTCCCCATACGTTGTCaccattaaatttttcaaatggcTATTTGCAAGATTCTAATAGTCATTCAAACATAGCAGTTGTAGCTAGTAGTCAAGATGCGTTAAATTCGACTTCACCGATGCCTTCGAATAGTAATGGCGCAAGCACTGTCCCATTAGTATCTTCGTCAAATGTAGCGATCGGTTCATTAACCACATATACGAACTGTCATCAGCTTAATCAGAGTGAACAATCAACGACACTTAACGTTGGTACATCTACTGCTACTAATTACTCTGCATCTACGAATACATATGAGAATTTACCTGTTTCAACTGGTATAACAAATTTCACTTATCAAATTGCCACGGCAAGTAATGATACCCAACAATTAGCAAGTTCACATTCtacaatttcaaaaaattatcgacAACACACCACATTTCCACGACAAAGTGGTGCATTTACAATATCCGCGAGCTTACCAAGTTCCGATATATCCGCCGCTCATCGTACAATACCAAGAACGCTGACGAATAACACTACGAcgagaataaaagatattatgaGGGATCGTTCAACGGAAGAACTTTTCCATCTTCCACCGAGAAGTTTATCTCCTCAGAATTTACCGCAAACAACATCACCGGTTATATCGAATGATCAAGAACATCCACAAGATTCTAATATCTTTTGCAAGGACGTTTTAACGTCTGCCACGACTATATCTCAAATTGAAAGACAACAAGGAAATGTTGTTTCGCGAAAACCGTGTGATTTTAag CCTCCTTTAAACATTGCTAATGAGATTAATGAAGATGGAAGTTTTGAATCGGTAGCTTGTACTTGTAGCATGCAAACTCTTCCAACTCTTCACGATGACGCGGATGATTATCGTAGCGAGTGTGAAAATTGTAAAAGCGCAACAGGATCTCGTTATTACTTGGATAACGAAGATGAGTTGGTTACATCACCGCATGAAACCATGACATTACATAGGAGACCAGAGGACACAGCATCAAGTGCCACACCTCAGTATTATAGGACTTCTCTTACACTGCCGACAAGTACTCGTCAACGCACCAG GAGTACTGGAGTTCGAGAAAATTGGTTTAATACCATGCCACAAAGCTCTACAGAATCTTCggatgaaaattaa
- the LOC124946415 gene encoding uncharacterized protein LOC124946415 isoform X1 has protein sequence MKYNNVDFLGYAVLTFTLHLNVRAEDGVACKDLQGRSYESGFLYFPGPEPCTFCVCDNGNPKWCKAVICKFLEKYFYITFQEDCKSLRRSETCCEFICLNDANEKSDGSGTNLIEGSANYDIGLRSVASFVTAILSLSLLFFLIHRLRQRKIRDSGYPMLVCVAGRQSRQLVEDQRNLGSMGYLERGGLQHGIPMDDMPCGGGYPLWKPANNYFPRGEAPPPYEEAVAAARTEQALLSMAPHTLSPLNFSNGYLQDSNSHSNIAVVASSQDALNSTSPMPSNSNGASTVPLVSSSNVAIGSLTTYTNCHQLNQSEQSTTLNVGTSTATNYSASTNTYENLPVSTGITNFTYQIATASNDTQQLASSHSTISKNYRQHTTFPRQSGAFTISASLPSSDISAAHRTIPRTLTNNTTTRIKDIMRDRSTEELFHLPPRSLSPQNLPQTTSPVISNDQEHPQDSNIFCKDVLTSATTISQIERQQGNVVSRKPCDFKPPLNIANEINEDGSFESVACTCSMQTLPTLHDDADDYRSECENCKSATGSRYYLDNEDELVTSPHETMTLHRRPEDTASSATPQYYRTSLTLPTSTRQRTRSTGVRENWFNTMPQSSTESSDEN, from the exons ATGAAATACAACAACGTTGACTTTCTCGGTTATGCTGTCCTCACATTCACCTTACATCTTAACG TTCGCGCAGAAGACGGAGTTGCTTGCAAAGATTTACAAGGACGTTCTTATGAAAGCGGCTTCCTTTACTTTCCCGGTCCAGAACCTTGTACATTTTGTGTTTGTGACAACGGCAATCCAAAATGGTGCAAAGCTGTTATTTGCAAGTTTCTGGAG aaatatttttatataacttttcaGGAAGATTGTAAATCTTTGCGAAGAAGCGAAACATGCTGTGAATTTATTTGCTTAAACGATGCTAATGAAAAATCTGATGGCAGCGGTACCAACTTGATAGAAGGAAGTGCTAACTATGATATAGGATTACGTTCTGTTGCCAGTTTTGTAACGgcaatattatctttaagtcttttatttttcctgatACATCGCCTACGTCAACGAAAAATTAGAG ATTCAGGGTATCCCATGTTAGTGTGTGTGGCAGGAAGACAAAGTAGGCAATTAGTAGAGGACCAAAGAAATCTGGGCAGTATGGGATATTTAGAAAGAGGAGGATTACAGCATGGCATTCCGATGGATGACATGCCTTGCGGCGGTGGATATCCTTTGTGGAAACCAGCAAACAATTATTTCCCACGTGGAGAGGCACCTCCACCTTATGAAGAAGCTGTAGCTGCTGCTAGAACCGAACAAGCGCTGTTATCTATGGCTCCCCATACGTTGTCaccattaaatttttcaaatggcTATTTGCAAGATTCTAATAGTCATTCAAACATAGCAGTTGTAGCTAGTAGTCAAGATGCGTTAAATTCGACTTCACCGATGCCTTCGAATAGTAATGGCGCAAGCACTGTCCCATTAGTATCTTCGTCAAATGTAGCGATCGGTTCATTAACCACATATACGAACTGTCATCAGCTTAATCAGAGTGAACAATCAACGACACTTAACGTTGGTACATCTACTGCTACTAATTACTCTGCATCTACGAATACATATGAGAATTTACCTGTTTCAACTGGTATAACAAATTTCACTTATCAAATTGCCACGGCAAGTAATGATACCCAACAATTAGCAAGTTCACATTCtacaatttcaaaaaattatcgacAACACACCACATTTCCACGACAAAGTGGTGCATTTACAATATCCGCGAGCTTACCAAGTTCCGATATATCCGCCGCTCATCGTACAATACCAAGAACGCTGACGAATAACACTACGAcgagaataaaagatattatgaGGGATCGTTCAACGGAAGAACTTTTCCATCTTCCACCGAGAAGTTTATCTCCTCAGAATTTACCGCAAACAACATCACCGGTTATATCGAATGATCAAGAACATCCACAAGATTCTAATATCTTTTGCAAGGACGTTTTAACGTCTGCCACGACTATATCTCAAATTGAAAGACAACAAGGAAATGTTGTTTCGCGAAAACCGTGTGATTTTAag CCTCCTTTAAACATTGCTAATGAGATTAATGAAGATGGAAGTTTTGAATCGGTAGCTTGTACTTGTAGCATGCAAACTCTTCCAACTCTTCACGATGACGCGGATGATTATCGTAGCGAGTGTGAAAATTGTAAAAGCGCAACAGGATCTCGTTATTACTTGGATAACGAAGATGAGTTGGTTACATCACCGCATGAAACCATGACATTACATAGGAGACCAGAGGACACAGCATCAAGTGCCACACCTCAGTATTATAGGACTTCTCTTACACTGCCGACAAGTACTCGTCAACGCACCAG GAGTACTGGAGTTCGAGAAAATTGGTTTAATACCATGCCACAAAGCTCTACAGAATCTTCggatgaaaattaa
- the LOC124946415 gene encoding uncharacterized protein LOC124946415 isoform X3 translates to MKYNNVDFLGYAVLTFTLHLNVRAEDGVACKDLQGRSYESGFLYFPGPEPCTFCVCDNGNPKWCKAVICKFLEKYFYITFQEDCKSLRRSETCCEFICLNDANEKSDGSGTNLIEGSANYDIGLRSVASFVTAILSLSLLFFLIHRLRQRKIRVCVAGRQSRQLVEDQRNLGSMGYLERGGLQHGIPMDDMPCGGGYPLWKPANNYFPRGEAPPPYEEAVAAARTEQALLSMAPHTLSPLNFSNGYLQDSNSHSNIAVVASSQDALNSTSPMPSNSNGASTVPLVSSSNVAIGSLTTYTNCHQLNQSEQSTTLNVGTSTATNYSASTNTYENLPVSTGITNFTYQIATASNDTQQLASSHSTISKNYRQHTTFPRQSGAFTISASLPSSDISAAHRTIPRTLTNNTTTRIKDIMRDRSTEELFHLPPRSLSPQNLPQTTSPVISNDQEHPQDSNIFCKDVLTSATTISQIERQQGNVVSRKPCDFKPPLNIANEINEDGSFESVACTCSMQTLPTLHDDADDYRSECENCKSATGSRYYLDNEDELVTSPHETMTLHRRPEDTASSATPQYYRTSLTLPTSTRQRTRSTGVRENWFNTMPQSSTESSDEN, encoded by the exons ATGAAATACAACAACGTTGACTTTCTCGGTTATGCTGTCCTCACATTCACCTTACATCTTAACG TTCGCGCAGAAGACGGAGTTGCTTGCAAAGATTTACAAGGACGTTCTTATGAAAGCGGCTTCCTTTACTTTCCCGGTCCAGAACCTTGTACATTTTGTGTTTGTGACAACGGCAATCCAAAATGGTGCAAAGCTGTTATTTGCAAGTTTCTGGAG aaatatttttatataacttttcaGGAAGATTGTAAATCTTTGCGAAGAAGCGAAACATGCTGTGAATTTATTTGCTTAAACGATGCTAATGAAAAATCTGATGGCAGCGGTACCAACTTGATAGAAGGAAGTGCTAACTATGATATAGGATTACGTTCTGTTGCCAGTTTTGTAACGgcaatattatctttaagtcttttatttttcctgatACATCGCCTACGTCAACGAAAAATTAGAG TGTGTGTGGCAGGAAGACAAAGTAGGCAATTAGTAGAGGACCAAAGAAATCTGGGCAGTATGGGATATTTAGAAAGAGGAGGATTACAGCATGGCATTCCGATGGATGACATGCCTTGCGGCGGTGGATATCCTTTGTGGAAACCAGCAAACAATTATTTCCCACGTGGAGAGGCACCTCCACCTTATGAAGAAGCTGTAGCTGCTGCTAGAACCGAACAAGCGCTGTTATCTATGGCTCCCCATACGTTGTCaccattaaatttttcaaatggcTATTTGCAAGATTCTAATAGTCATTCAAACATAGCAGTTGTAGCTAGTAGTCAAGATGCGTTAAATTCGACTTCACCGATGCCTTCGAATAGTAATGGCGCAAGCACTGTCCCATTAGTATCTTCGTCAAATGTAGCGATCGGTTCATTAACCACATATACGAACTGTCATCAGCTTAATCAGAGTGAACAATCAACGACACTTAACGTTGGTACATCTACTGCTACTAATTACTCTGCATCTACGAATACATATGAGAATTTACCTGTTTCAACTGGTATAACAAATTTCACTTATCAAATTGCCACGGCAAGTAATGATACCCAACAATTAGCAAGTTCACATTCtacaatttcaaaaaattatcgacAACACACCACATTTCCACGACAAAGTGGTGCATTTACAATATCCGCGAGCTTACCAAGTTCCGATATATCCGCCGCTCATCGTACAATACCAAGAACGCTGACGAATAACACTACGAcgagaataaaagatattatgaGGGATCGTTCAACGGAAGAACTTTTCCATCTTCCACCGAGAAGTTTATCTCCTCAGAATTTACCGCAAACAACATCACCGGTTATATCGAATGATCAAGAACATCCACAAGATTCTAATATCTTTTGCAAGGACGTTTTAACGTCTGCCACGACTATATCTCAAATTGAAAGACAACAAGGAAATGTTGTTTCGCGAAAACCGTGTGATTTTAag CCTCCTTTAAACATTGCTAATGAGATTAATGAAGATGGAAGTTTTGAATCGGTAGCTTGTACTTGTAGCATGCAAACTCTTCCAACTCTTCACGATGACGCGGATGATTATCGTAGCGAGTGTGAAAATTGTAAAAGCGCAACAGGATCTCGTTATTACTTGGATAACGAAGATGAGTTGGTTACATCACCGCATGAAACCATGACATTACATAGGAGACCAGAGGACACAGCATCAAGTGCCACACCTCAGTATTATAGGACTTCTCTTACACTGCCGACAAGTACTCGTCAACGCACCAG GAGTACTGGAGTTCGAGAAAATTGGTTTAATACCATGCCACAAAGCTCTACAGAATCTTCggatgaaaattaa